A DNA window from Macadamia integrifolia cultivar HAES 741 chromosome 4, SCU_Mint_v3, whole genome shotgun sequence contains the following coding sequences:
- the LOC122076104 gene encoding putative B3 domain-containing protein Os10g0537100, whose protein sequence is MDFAALGRDGLQQYDEEEEETIGDVAKNPMFSSCSSSSSSPSPSSNYSQYHKGLIPQQNVRWGSQAFDSQLKQQQQQQQHLQHQQQQQRMWLGGTFESVEEGLRSNEAEAEPAHHQQEQEPSFSQRLDLMDLSSHQTQSSNSDADAGDAAASAGCGGDGSGPSGPGGGGRCFIEKEHMFDKVVTPSDVGKLNRLVIPKQHAEKYFPLDSTINEKGLLLSFEDRNGKPWRFRYSYWNSSQSYVMTKGWSRFVKEKKLDAGDIVSFERGVGELGKDHLYIDWRHRPDAHNSSSALQPLGGLPLRHPLSLAPPPPVPLPWSRMFMPNPTPTLPNHMHFHHHLNYDRTTHDLHHHHHLLQAHHNPSNYSSYRYSYGGSGDGDGGGGGGRSFGGYNYNVVNPGSGSVFYLRSSPSAAASQHLGVGVGVGVGVGVGVVQEGGDHRDVPIDSVPVVHGRAAAKRVRLFGVNLECPTPEDDPDSECDMLSSTPLPNTTIMPSSLSPHQLPLELRVYSGAPLPPTPPELPRNARQSLSFNLDI, encoded by the coding sequence ATGGACTTTGCGGCGCTGGGAAGAGATGGGCTCCAACAGTAcgatgaagaagaggaggagacgATTGGAGATGTAGCAAAGAACCCAATGTTCTCGTCttgctcctcttcttcttcttcgccatCGCCATCATCTAATTATTCTCAGTATCACAAGGGCCTCATCCCACAGCAAAACGTTCGTTGGGGATCGCAGGCGTTCGACTCGCAActgaagcagcagcagcagcagcagcaacatcTGCAACatcaacagcaacagcaacggATGTGGTTGGGGGGGACGTTTGAGTCAGTGGAAGAGGGCTTGAGGTCGAACGAGGCAGAGGCAGAGCCAGCTCATCATCAGCAGGAACAGGAGCCCAGTTTCAGCCAAAGACTTGACCTCATGGACTTATCTTCTCATCAGACTCAGAGCAGCAACTCAGATGCCGATGCCGGCGATGCTGCTGCTTCTGCTGGTtgtggtggtgatggtagtgGACCCAGTGGACCCGGAGGCGGCGGCAGATGCTTCATCGAGAAAGAACACATGTTCGATAAAGTGGTCACGCCCAGCGACGTCGGCAAGCTCAATCGCCTGGTTATACCAAAGCAGCACGCCGAGAAGTACTTTCCACTGGATTCCACCATCAACGAGAAGGGACTCCTCTTAAGCTTCGAAGATCGTAACGGCAAGCCCTGGCGCTTCCGATACTCTTACTGGAACAGCAGCCAGAGTTATGTGATGACCAAAGGCTGGAGCCGCTTCGTCAAGGAGAAGAAGCTCGATGCCGGAGACATCGTGTCTTTCGAGCGTGGTGTGGGAGAGTTGGGAAAGGACCATCTCTACATTGACTGGCGGCATCGCCCTGACGCCCACAACTCTTCATCCGCACTGCAGCCTCTAGGAGGTCTACCACTTCGCCACCCACTCTCCCTGGCACCTCCGCCGCCTGTCCCACTCCCATGGAGTCGAATGTTCATGCCCAACCCAACTCCAACCCTCCCGAACCACAtgcatttccaccaccatcTCAATTATGACCGTACTACTCAcgatcttcatcatcatcatcatctgctTCAGGCCCATCATAACCCATCCAATTACAGTAGTTACAGGTACAGTTACGGTGGtagtggtgatggtgatggtggtggtggtggtggtaggaGCTTCGGGGGTTACAACTACAACGTGGTAAACCCAGGTTCAGGTTCAGTTTTTTACCTTAGATCATCACCATCAGCAGCAGCCTCACAACACTtaggggttggggttggggttggggttggagttggagttggagttgtgCAAGAGGGTGGGGATCATAGGGATGTTCCGATCGATTCGGTGCCAGTGGTCCATGGCAGGGCTGCAGCTAAGCGTGTTAGGCTGTTTGGAGTGAACCTGGAATGTCCTACGCCGGAAGACGACCCAGATTCCGAGTGTGACATGTTGTCCTCCACCCCGCTCCCCAATACAACAATAAtgccttcttctctctccccccatcaGCTTCCTCTCGAATTGAGGGTCTACAGTGGCGCACCTCTTCCCCCCACACCTCCTGAGCTTCCAAGGAATGCTAGGCAGTCCTTATCATTCAATTTGGATATttga